In Propionispora hippei DSM 15287, the following are encoded in one genomic region:
- a CDS encoding GGDEF domain-containing protein → MDISFATKAPFIIFANVLLLHLIGYFAQQYFSVAIVWLVVGIIDAFFGFRCGLYIRNIFKDELTGLYNRSFLVLFLKKVLLEVRAKKTSISLLMVDIDEFKQVNDTYGHLVGDIVLRQIGAILQKSIRKTDCVVRWGGEEFAVVLPVTDRDEASGIAERLRQNVAGFDFNSSPVILKLTVSIGAVSLCDSVEQDYLIRQADKALYQAKQTKNMVAFV, encoded by the coding sequence TTGGACATTTCATTTGCAACCAAGGCACCATTTATTATTTTTGCTAATGTATTGCTGTTACACTTAATAGGATATTTTGCTCAACAGTACTTTTCAGTCGCAATAGTCTGGTTAGTAGTTGGAATTATTGACGCTTTCTTCGGTTTTAGGTGTGGTTTATATATCCGAAACATCTTTAAGGATGAATTGACAGGACTATATAACCGAAGTTTTCTTGTACTCTTTCTGAAGAAGGTGTTGTTGGAAGTGAGAGCTAAGAAAACCTCCATTTCCTTGCTTATGGTAGACATTGATGAGTTTAAGCAGGTTAATGACACCTACGGGCATTTAGTTGGCGACATAGTATTAAGACAGATTGGGGCAATTCTTCAAAAAAGTATTAGAAAGACCGATTGCGTTGTCCGTTGGGGTGGCGAGGAATTTGCCGTTGTTCTTCCCGTTACAGACCGAGATGAGGCCTCAGGGATTGCCGAACGGCTTAGGCAGAACGTGGCAGGTTTTGATTTTAATTCTTCGCCTGTAATTTTAAAATTGACGGTTAGTATTGGAGCGGTCAGTTTGTGTGACAGTGTGGAACAGGACTACCTGATTAGACAGGCAGATAAGGCTTTATATCAGGCAAAGCAAACGAAAAATATGGTTGCCTTTGTATAA